In the Symmachiella macrocystis genome, TCGCCATCTTTGGTTCCAGGTCGGCGACCCATTGGGCCAAGTCGGCTTCCATCGGGCGATTCAGATTGAGTGATTCAAGCAATTGTTCTACGCGGTATTTAATGCTTTCGGCCGCCCGCTGCGAAACTTTTCCCAGGCGGATCGTCGGCCGCCGGCCATCGGGGGCTACGAAAAGAATCCGCCGCGTGCCGTTCTTATCTTTGGCAATGCTGGCCATCGTGTGTCACTTTCTTTTCGGTTTTGGATTGCGGCCCATGTGAACTGTTAGTTGCAGGAACGCGCCCAACGCATTTAGCGATTCCATCGAGAGGCCGCGATGCCCGTTGTAGAACTTCGCCAGTGCGCTTTCGTCGATGTCGGTT is a window encoding:
- a CDS encoding helix-turn-helix domain-containing protein codes for the protein MKLTDQLRQAIDDCGLSRYEIARQTDIDESALAKFYNGHRGLSMESLNALGAFLQLTVHMGRNPKPKRK